The genomic DNA GCTGACAGCCCGAGGCGAAACTGCGCGCTGTCAGGCAGCTTGGAGCGGATGTGCCGGGCGCCGAGGTTGTGTGCCTCGTCGGCGATGAGGAGGAGCTGGCCGCGATAGCGCTGAAGGATGCTTTGGAAAGCGGTCTCGCCGAAGGTTTTGTTCGTGGTGATGATGACGCCGCCGCGGGTGGTATGCAGCGCTAGCGCATCCAGCAGTTGGGAGGCGTGGGGGAACCATGCGGCGGTCGACTCGTAGGCGCGCAGGGGGTGCACGCCGAACCACTCGATGTCTTTCGCCCACTGGTCGACCAGGTGCTGGTAGGGGGCGATCACGACGGTGAGCAGTGGTTCGCCGACCTTGTGGAGCATCTTGGTCACCTGCGCGGCCGCGGACAGGGCGGTGAGAGTCTTGCCTGTGCCGGTCGCCATGCGCAGGATGCCGCGGCCTCGCTGCGCGAACCACTGGGTGACGGCTCGCTTTTGGTAGTCGCGCACTTCCAACAGCGGAGGGATGGTCAACATGCCGGCGAGGTCTTCGCGCGCGATAGTGATCGGCGCACCGGACGGGGGGATCGCTGTGTCGTCGCTAGGGTCGACTGCAGCGCGGGTGCTGCGCTCGATGATCTGCTTGGCGGCATCGGTGAAGGGCATGACACGCAGCAGTGGCGTCCTGTCATGCCACAGGTCATCGAAGTCTTTGCTGATACGCAAAGCCCGTTCACGGTCTCGGTCGTCCCAGCTACGGAAGACCTCGATGGATTCGAAGTTGCCAACCAGGCCAGACAGAGTCTCATTCGCGCTGCCTTTGAACGCGACGAGGTCGTGGTCGTCGCGGAAGACGCCGATCTTCTCGTGATACATGCCGACCCGGCTGCCTGCCGTGACGTAGGCGAGCTTCACGTCCAGTCGCCCCTCGGCGATGAGCACGCCGAGCTTGCCTAGTCCGCGCACCGCCCTGGCGTCTTCCGTCGCACGCTCCAGGTCGCGTAGAGCAGCCTTCTCCAGGACGGCGCGAAGTTCGTAGCCGGCTTCGATCTCGGTGATGTCTTCGGCGAGAAGATAGGGCGAGGCCACGATGCGCATCGTCCCGGCGCGCCGGGTGAATTCTTCTATGCCCTCGCCAATGACGGCCAGGACAGAAGCCGTGAAATACCCGACAGCACGGTCGTACGCGGTTGATGCCCGCAGAGCCGGGACGTAGAACTCATCGACAACGTTGCCGCGATCGCTACGGTATTCTCCCCCGAGATCGGCGTGCCGGAGAGCTTCAAGAGCGTGCACTAGAAGTCCAATCCGAGATCCCGAGCAAGCTGAACACCCACCGTTTTATCGGTGGGCTCGTCGGCCCCATGCGTGTCGCGTTGTTCCCCCTTGCTCTCAAGGTCGGTGAGGCGTTGCACTCGTCCCCCGCGAGCAGTGAAGGGAGCGGAGGAGACCACCTGTCGCAGGGTGGACTCTTTGATGGAGAAGGCTTGTGTCAGCGCCTTCACGAGCTCGTCACTTTCTATGCTGCCGCCCGCCTTATCGACTTCTTCTTCCACCAGTTCACGCACACTGGTGTAAGGGCGCAATTGCCATTCGGAAAGCGCCCAGGAGTCGATATCACTGCGCGTAAAGCGCAGGTCAGCAGCAAGTTGCGCCTTCAGGGATCGCTCATTTACAGCGTCGCCCATGCGTGAGGTGAGTTCGCCGGTCGAGAGTGGATGGTCCGCTTCCTGGAGCACGACCCAAGCACGCTGCTTAAGCGTTTTCTGTGCAGGGGCGGCACTATCGCTAGCCTGCGGGACTTCTTCCGCATCCGTGATCCACCCGTTTTCCCCCAGCGTGGCGTTCAGGATACGGTGGACAATAGCCTGTGCCTGCGGCGGAAGTTCTTCTCCGAATCGCAAGAGAAAACCAAATGTCACGCCCTGCTCATCGGGGTTCATCAGACCAGCGAGCAACGCGAACTCTTCGGCAAGCTCGTTATCCAGTGAACGGGAGGGATCAGTACGGGTGAGGGGCAGCGGTGGCGTCTCCCGCGAAGAGGCAGCAGGCAACATGTCGCCGAGTGCCGCAGCATAGGCGTCTTGAACAACCTGCGAAATACGTCCGCGCTCTGCTATGACAAAACCATTGCTGCGTGCCCATGCTCGAATAGTGACGGCATCCGCCTGCGCTGGGGTACGGCTAGCCGAAGTAGGCGACTCCGACTCCCCGTCGTGATCGTGCATGCCCGGCTGTGGTGCACCGTCGAGATTCTTCGCAACTGCCGGGTGATCAGTTGTCACCGACTGGGCGTCCTGCCGCAGAAGATCACCCATCTTGGGGGTGATGGACATGCCACTGAAGTGCAGCTGACCCGATCGGGAAGAAATTCCGCAAAAATCGAGCCAAGCATCGATGTATGACGCAACCCATCCCTGCTGACTCAATATTCTCCGCGCAACGGAGAGCGCCATCACCTCATCCTTTTCAAAATCAAGGATGTGCAGCGTTTTTTTCACTTGCTCAAGCATATTAGGGCGGCATATCCATTGTTCCTGCACT from Streptomyces avermitilis MA-4680 = NBRC 14893 includes the following:
- a CDS encoding Lsr2 dimerization domain-containing protein produces the protein MEEVFDLLGSILLSSRNLVEEECKTLFPTLDASTVIEDLDLGNRGAAATLAESGILALGDMRNMTPHDLNLLLPLTRDEVAALLSVVMRAVALPNETSHAMAVTQWFSELNSEEQSLLLLYRCAPEPQELSTLATQQRMPLERLQELCDELPHRLDAAMATSSALRAAVADFDHVTYAPTPVAQLQQRRPWLFSCLLDSDVSFVSLLSFLRHAEVQEQWICRPNMLEQVKKTLHILDFEKDEVMALSVARRILSQQGWVASYIDAWLDFCGISSRSGQLHFSGMSITPKMGDLLRQDAQSVTTDHPAVAKNLDGAPQPGMHDHDGESESPTSASRTPAQADAVTIRAWARSNGFVIAERGRISQVVQDAYAAALGDMLPAASSRETPPLPLTRTDPSRSLDNELAEEFALLAGLMNPDEQGVTFGFLLRFGEELPPQAQAIVHRILNATLGENGWITDAEEVPQASDSAAPAQKTLKQRAWVVLQEADHPLSTGELTSRMGDAVNERSLKAQLAADLRFTRSDIDSWALSEWQLRPYTSVRELVEEEVDKAGGSIESDELVKALTQAFSIKESTLRQVVSSAPFTARGGRVQRLTDLESKGEQRDTHGADEPTDKTVGVQLARDLGLDF
- a CDS encoding DNA phosphorothioation system restriction enzyme, with amino-acid sequence MHALEALRHADLGGEYRSDRGNVVDEFYVPALRASTAYDRAVGYFTASVLAVIGEGIEEFTRRAGTMRIVASPYLLAEDITEIEAGYELRAVLEKAALRDLERATEDARAVRGLGKLGVLIAEGRLDVKLAYVTAGSRVGMYHEKIGVFRDDHDLVAFKGSANETLSGLVGNFESIEVFRSWDDRDRERALRISKDFDDLWHDRTPLLRVMPFTDAAKQIIERSTRAAVDPSDDTAIPPSGAPITIAREDLAGMLTIPPLLEVRDYQKRAVTQWFAQRGRGILRMATGTGKTLTALSAAAQVTKMLHKVGEPLLTVVIAPYQHLVDQWAKDIEWFGVHPLRAYESTAAWFPHASQLLDALALHTTRGGVIITTNKTFGETAFQSILQRYRGQLLLIADEAHNLGARHIRSKLPDSAQFRLGLSATPERWFDDEGTAALTDYFGPVVFELGLGDAIKAGALCRYTYKPVIVELNADETDLYIEITEKIGKLFAMQQFSEQADDNSPLGHLLRKRANLLGHARAKLPALRREISQRREEWYQLLYCAEGQHPLSYEDGAAAEPAQIDQVLDLVGNHLHMPAARYTAETKRPERRQVLQRFTDRKLQVIASMRCLDEGVDVPAARTAYLLASSSNPRQFIQRRGRVLRQAPGKTMADIVDFIVVPPTNMPDLQDRTERSMVARELARVTEFAQLADNEAETLDLLRPLRLRYGLLDT